Within Anopheles ziemanni chromosome 2, idAnoZiCoDA_A2_x.2, whole genome shotgun sequence, the genomic segment AAAGAGATAAAGAAGGAACGCGATTCCGACCGCAAAAACCCGAACCCAGCAAAGCTCCCTAGAAGAGAAGTGCCGTAGGTTTTATCCCTTCGCCGTCGGGCGGAGTGGGAATCACTCCGCTCGGTGGGGCGGGGTGGTCGTGTCTGCGTCTCGGTGGTGGTCAAGGTGACTCGAGACGGGGCACGAtcgaaaccgaaccgaccACTCCATCGAGTGGCGTCAATGACACGGAGTCTCTGCGCACTGCGCCAGCGAAACAAAGGAtgtgtaataaaaattataattttattatattgacCGCAACCTGCATCCGCCGGGCCGCGTGTCGAGGCGGGCGGGGTTCGGGCCGGTGGACGATGGGCCGGGGGGCAGGCAGGGATCAAAGTTGTCAAGGTTGATGACAGTCAATTTGAGCGGCATATGTCCGGTGTGCGCGTGCGAAAATGCACACCATCTGACCGGCGGCCTGAACGCCCGGAGTCGTTTGCCGGGTTCGCCGATTCTCGCCGGGAGATAAGATAATTAGGGCGACGGGACGACATAAGATCTGCTGCCAAGTGCGGCTCTAGGGAGGCCCGGAAGGTCACGTGACACTGTTGCCCGTCGTGCCGTGCAAACTCTGTGTTTAAGCGATGCTGGACGCGagtttttccgtttcgttcgctttggCGTCGCCATCGTTGCGGGCCGGGAGACGGTTCCGACGGTCGCGGCTACCGATTATTATCCCATCAACAGCTGCAGTCGCGCTGCGGTGACGAGATAAATAGGTTATGTCTTCAACCGAATGGAAGTGATTGTTGATGTTATGCGAGCGATAAGCGCGTTTTTAAACATGCTCCATACATGCTTTGAACCCGAGTTTAAACTTCTTCCGCATGATTTATAGCGTTAAATACCCTCGATAAAATTCTTTAGCCCTGGATTGAACAAGCATGTTGTTTATTTACACAATCTGTATGCGGTAAAGGAGTTTTTAAACTTTAAGGGTATATTAAGTGACTAAAGATGTAAGTAAAAACGAATTGCTATATCTTGACTCAGTAGACACAGCCTAAATCCTATTAGTATCATTCAGTGAACACAGTctaaatattaatatttttgaaatatttatcagGAACGTTATAACGGTTTAGATTCAAAGAGTTCACGTGTATTATAAACTAAACATTTCTTTCAAGCTTAATTAAATACTTGATTACACAACTTAAAGAGAATTTTGAGCTATCTGaatcaaattatcaaatcaaTTATAATCATCAAATCGTAGGCATAACAATTTGTAATGTAGTATCACTCGAGACATTAAAGAGCGTGTCATTCCCCTGCCTGAGCATTGAGGGAGTCGATAATTTatcatttgaataaatcatCCTGTAGGTTTAGCCTGTCAATCAACCCATCAGTGTCAGACATCCTAGGATCATTATCCTTCAAAATCAGAACCACCCCGCTCGACATTCATCAAATCCGCTCTAACTTTGCAAGAATGAAGGTTACAGTCCTGCTATCGCTGCTGCTCTCCGTGGCAGTTTTCCTCGACGCAAACTTTGCCCGAGACCGGGAAAGCCTTCTGCTTGATTTTTTGTCCCTAAGACACTGCAAACACGCGATTATTTTCGACTGCCTTTCGGGACAGCTGGAGCAGCAACAGAAGGAAGTCATTTCGCAGCGGAAACTGGTGCTGCAAGCAGCTGGCACTAGGAGCATATCGGTGCGGTTCGTCGACATCGGCTCACCGATCCTGCAGCAGAACGTACCGGCCATATTTACCCCACGACAGTACGCCAAACCATGCTGCGTGCTGGACTACCAGTGTCCGGGTGCATCGGGTCTGCTGGAGGAAGTGAGATTGAAATAAAGAGCAGCAGATGTTGGGGAAGAAAGCATCGGAGATTTTGTGAAACGGAACACCCCACTTCAACGATGGTGTTTATCTTTGTAGGTCTCCAAATATCGGCTCCTGAACAACACCTACAGCTGGCTGCTGCTGGCTGCGCGACCCACAACCGACCGGAGGGAAGTGCACCGGGTGCTTTGGAATACGACCGGAATCCAAATGAACACGGATCTGATTACCGCCGATGCGGCGAGCGACGGGGCCGTTAGTCTGTTCGATATCTATTCGAAAGGGCGCCACCTCTGCAAAGACGTCTACCGGACGCTCTACGGGAGTTGGCGCAAGGGTGAAGGGTTTAGCTTGCTGGCGAACTACAGCCGGTATAGGATTCGGCAGAATTTCAACTCCCTCCAACTGCGCGGCGTCACGGTGGTGAGTCTTTTGCGTTGTGTTTGGGCTCGGTGAAGATTCCGCGCGCCTACAGGGACGCTGCTCTAGATCGATAGGGAAAATGTGACATCCGGGATGGTGGATCAGCTGCTGGCCGAACCGGGACTCAGCAAGGGTATCGTGGCGTTCGTCAAGTACCACTACGCGCTGCTGGTTGTGTTGCGGGATTTCCACAATTTCACGTACGTGCAGTGGCGAGCACAAGCTTCACCCAATAAGGGACCGATTGGTTAATGGTCTTGACCTCCTCAGCATCAAGTATCGGCCGACGCGTGGCTGGGCTGGTCGGCTGCCATCCGGCTACCGGTTGGGACTGCTGGGAGTGGTGCAACGCCGCGAAACGGACGTCGCCGCGACCGGCATCATCATGCGGCTGAGCCGTCAACCGGAACTCGACTCCATCCACTACAGCTGGGCGTTCGAGTAAGAGCGGGTGGTGGATGCGCGGGACCCGGTGGCTGGCTATCGCTAACTCGCGCGCTATCGACGCGCGATCGCTTACGGTCTCTTGCAGAACTGGTTTCATCTACAAAATCACACCGGACATCGGCAGCAAGTCGGAAGGAAACGGCTTCGTTGCTCCATTTTCGCCGTCCGTGTGGATCGCGTTTCTGGTGTCGCTCGCGCTGGCCGTGGCTGTGCTGAAGTATCTGGCACGGTTCTCCGAACGATGGCTGCGCGTGTGCGAGCCGCCTCGAGCCACCGTGGCGTACCTGGTCGATGTGGTATCCTGCGTGGCCCAGCAGGGGGTACCGTACGTGTCACGGCTGGTGCCGGCTCGCCTTGCCCTGATCGTGCTGCTGGTCGCCAACCTGGTGCTCTACAACTACTACACCTCCACGGTTGTCAGCGGTCTGCTGAGTTCCCAGATGATAGGACCGGAGACGATCCCGCAAGTGATCGACAGCACGCTCAAGCTATCCCTGACCGACACGGGTTATCATCGAATACTACTCAGGGTGAGTCCTCTGACAAACAACGGATGTATAGTAGGATGAGGCATACAGAAAGTTATAGTCTTAACCCTTACATACTCTACACTTTGTAGGAGCAAACCCTTCCGTACAGTACCCACATGCACGATCGCAAAGCCATACCTCCACGATCTCCGGATGATCTGCCATTGTTTACAGATGTGGACCACGCCGTGCCATTTCTGAGACGCGGTGGACACGTACTACACTGTGAGCTGACAGAAGTGTATCCCGCGATCGCTAATCAGTTTACCGCAAACGAGATATGTGAACTTAGAAcggtaaatatttgtttagaaGCTATATTGCTAGAAGTGGTGGAGATCTCTTATTTACATCAATAACCCTTACCTTCCAGGTCGAAGGATTGTACAAGTACGACATCCGCGTGATGGCCTTCGTACTACCGAAGCATAGTATGTACGGGGAAATGTTCAAGATAACGTAGGTCCCTGTTGCTGCAGTGCCGAGAGTTTACCATTTTGCTCACCgtatgttttacttttgtttcacGTTCACGTCACCGCCACGAATCCCACGAACCCGCCGGTCGCCGGGAAGGTTGATGCGGGCGCAGGAAACGGGCGTCGTAAAGCGGATTTATAGGATCCACAAAATAGCGAAACCAatctgccaaggaagtgcaaCGGTCTACTCGGTGGAGCTGTCAGAGGTTTTGCTGGCGTTTATAATATTAGGAGGTTGTAAAAGCGGCGGCAACGGCCGTTTCAAATGCCGTTCGGCAAGCGATTCGCGGATGAGGCTAATGGTTTGAATTTGGTGACCTGTTTTTGCAGCAGGCATCGTACTATCGGGGTTAATTTACCTGGTGGAAAAACAGGGGATAGCCTTCCCCGGAGCACGCAGAATGCGGAAGAGTTATGGTAAAGGCTGGACGCCTGAAGACGACACAAAACTGGCGTTTGATGATGAGCAGCGGCAAGATGATAACGTCTAAATTCGGAActttaatttgaaaagttgATATTTTATAATTGAAGCGCGCTGAGCGAAAAACTAAGTTAAAAAACAATCACACTTAATGAAAAACTAaccttttaattaaaaaattgattttttacacTTATTGCTACACATTGCCATGTTTGTTACGAATCGTGTTTCATAATTTCGCGAATCATCATTCGCGAATAAGACAGACCGCGCCAGTCCATTTTAAAATAGGCCCACGACATGGCACTAATAtcacttgttgtgttttcaTAACGCCCGTTTAAATTGGAAACGGTACACAATTCGTACCACCAAGCCCCATGCATACCCTTAGCACAATTACCAATATCTAGATCGTTGTCACGATCGAATGTACTAAACTTATGATCTTTGTTGGCTTGCAGCGCATCTCCTGCTGTCCCTGAGTATGTTCCTAACTTCTTCAACACATACAACTCCGTTTCGTTCCCTATCTCAAACTCTCCATACTTAGCGTAACCGTAATTTCCATGAAAATCTTTGATTTCCACCAACAGTTCGTGGGGTCGATTTTTCGTCATTTGATGCACGTATTCCAGCCCGACCCAGAATTCGCCATCCAAACTTCCGAAACCGTTACGGTATGCATCCCAATCGCGGTAAAAATCGACAGAACCGTCAAACCTGTGCTGGATTACTGTCCAGCCTCCATCGAACTCATCGTGTTCGCAATAGACCACGAATGGGATTGATTTTGCTCCAATTTTGATCATGTATTTCCCTGACACATTGAGAGCTTGCCGACACGAACTCACTGAGCGAAATTTCTGGAATTCCCCTAGTTTCTCGAACTTAACTTGCGACGTTTCctggtatgttttattttgatcgATCtggtgttttaaattttcaatcttGGAATTAAATTGACTTTCAAGATCCACCAATATGGCCTGCGTTACgtcttcacttgttttcaCACTCTGCACCACTTGCTGCAAAGAAGACACATAATACAAAATTCAACGAATTTTCCTACACACGCTTCGAAACATCTATGATCCACCTTCCTTACTTTCTTTAAAGActgttccattccatgcaTTGCCGTTTCTAACTTGGAGTGTAATTTCTCGCCTAGTTCCGTCACGTCCTTCTCAAGCTTAGCTAGCTGGTTCTGAAGGTTGACATGCCTTTCGTTTGAGGCTTGGTTGTTTTCCTGCAATCAATCGAATTATCATAATCAAATAATGATTTATACACACATCTATTATGCTTTTTCATTATTGTACTAAGCATGTTTTGAGAATTAGAATCTATTACCTTCAGCGAACTCTCTATGGTTGTCTTCATAGTTTGCTTCAGCTCTTGCAGCTTATCCTGCAGCAAATCTACCTTAGCCGTTAGAATATCCATATCGAAATCTCCACTAGCCTTTGTAAGCTGAGCAGACAAAACTATACTCAAACACACTACTAAAAGACACCCGTCCCTATTCATGATTTTAAAATCTCCCTTGGTCTAGCGCTCGGATGATGAATGACGACTGAGGTTCGAGTAAATTTATTTGTCTCAAAGCGACACGCAAGTTCTCAAGCGAATGTGTGCCAAGCGATAACGCTGTTAATGTTATCACCAGCTCAATCTTAAAATAGCGTAGatccttttcatttcaattcaaaatcGACATTGATTATGCTTTAATCTACACTTagtttgtttcaaatattGTTCAAGCTATCATATGACAAAGTTGCAAAGTGTGTTGATGGAGAAAGAAACATGTCAGAACTAGCAAAATGTGGAAAGCgaaaatttgattgaatttaaaaatggcTCTTGTGTAAAATGTGCAGCAATAATTTcgaaatataattaaattgaTATCTTTAATAACTTAACGTAATGATACCATAACTACCACAATCACTGTCCACAATTCGTTTGCTAGTTTATGAATTATTTACAAGGAAAAGGAGAATGAAGACTTGGTAAAGCTTTCagctaaaccccattttgttGGTGCCTCTCAGAGGAAAAGGAAGTAAAACTTGAGTCATGTATAGGATGTTTTCGTTAGTTTCGATGTTATGCTTCTTTCCATTTCTAGCAAGTGGGTGGAAAGAGGAGTTTATCAAAGATTTTATATCCTACAAACACAGCAGacgagtttcaattttatatTGTGATGAGGGTACTGGTGTTAGACTAtttcttaaaaaaagaaacactttaatttaattttttctttactc encodes:
- the LOC131292974 gene encoding ionotropic receptor 75a-like encodes the protein MKVTVLLSLLLSVAVFLDANFARDRESLLLDFLSLRHCKHAIIFDCLSGQLEQQQKEVISQRKLVLQAAGTRSISVRFVDIGSPILQQNVPAIFTPRQYAKPCCVLDYQCPGASGLLEEVSKYRLLNNTYSWLLLAARPTTDRREVHRVLWNTTGIQMNTDLITADAASDGAVSLFDIYSKGRHLCKDVYRTLYGSWRKGEGFSLLANYSRYRIRQNFNSLQLRGVTVIDRENVTSGMVDQLLAEPGLSKGIVAFVKYHYALLVVLRDFHNFTIKYRPTRGWAGRLPSGYRLGLLGVVQRRETDVAATGIIMRLSRQPELDSIHYSWAFETGFIYKITPDIGSKSEGNGFVAPFSPSVWIAFLVSLALAVAVLKYLARFSERWLRVCEPPRATVAYLVDVVSCVAQQGVPYVSRLVPARLALIVLLVANLVLYNYYTSTVVSGLLSSQMIGPETIPQVIDSTLKLSLTDTGYHRILLREQTLPYSTHMHDRKAIPPRSPDDLPLFTDVDHAVPFLRRGGHVLHCELTEVYPAIANQFTANEICELRTVEGLYKYDIRVMAFVLPKHSMYGEMFKITLMRAQETGVVKRIYRIHKIAKPICQGSATVYSVELSEVLLAFIILGASQLMGGCENNYSPSSHNHFLIDMIGLIAQQGTTESSSRVPVRIALYAVMVMTFLLYNYYSASIVGELLSGINPGPRTIEELAECPLKVVFNNDSYNRNLLEASTISEGTTSVPVYADVATAVRLLKQGGFAFHCEPTEAFRELAEQLDADEICELRTIYSGNNKMPRLTVSVSGHHCMATSTDCG